The genomic window ACTACTTTATCGGCATATTCACCTTCATTGAAGATGGCATTAAGAGCATCTATGGTGGTGTAAACTAAATTTCTGTGTAATCTCATTTTGAATAATTGAGGTGCAAAGGTACTATTAATTGATTGAATATTTTATAACTAATCGGATGTTAATTCGTTCGACTTTTTTCTTAATAATTAACTCTTTGTTTTACTTTTTAACAATCAATTAAGAATTTAATTTTGTTTTTTTTGTAAGAAAAGTATATTTCAATAATTTATTTTGTGTATTTAATCGATTTTTTTGTGTTTTTTAACGATTATATTGTTAGTTTTATCACAGAAATAAAAACAATAACATTTAAAGTTGTTTGCCCCACAATCTACTTTAAACTTAATCTACTTTTAATTATGAAAGCAAAATTACTTCGTGTATTATTGCTAGTAGCAATAGTATGTACAATGAATTCATGTTCTTCTGATAGTGCTGAAGAAACTAACGCTTCTGCAGAAAAAGCGATGTCATATACTTATAATTCTACTGAAGTCGAAACAATGACTTTGATAAATGAGTATAGAGTTGGTTTAGGTTTAAATGAATTGAAAGAAATCAATCATATTTCATACAAATCAGAGCAGCACGATCATTATATGATTGAAAATAATGTAGTTAATCATGATGATTTTGTTTCTCGTTCAGAAAATATTATGGAAGTTCTTGGAGCAAAAAGAGTAAGCGAAAATATTGCATTCAATTATAATTCTCCAAAAGCAGCAGTAGAGGCTTGGTTAAAAAGCCCAACTCACAAGAAAAATATAGAAGGCGATTTTACACATTTTGGACTTTCAATACGAGTAAATGCAGATGGTAAAAAGTATTACACCAATATCTTCGCAAAAATATAAGTAATTTTTTTTTGGTTTTGATTTTAGGAAACTGCCTCAACCGAGGCAGTTTTTTATTTTATATAACCCATTGGTTGTAATTATTAAAAATAAAAGAATTTCAAAAAGATATAAAATTTAAACACATAGAATCATAGAAAAAAGAGTTGTATAGCCCAATTGCTCCGCCTATATGCTATCTCTCGGCTCCTTGGTTCAAATAGCTTAAAGTGAAACGCCTTTAAAAATTTACAAAACCTATGTTTATATATTTTTATAAAAATCAAAAATTTTGAACTACACCCAACGGGTTAATTTATACGTATTTATTCATTGTTTTCTTCATTTCTAATAATGCTTTTCTACTTAAATTATTGTTTATTATACTTTAATTATCTTACACTGACGTTTTTTAAGTGTATTTTCTAAAAAAAATACTCAATTAAGTATTGTTGTTAAGTATTTATACGTACTTTTGCGTAGTAATACTTAATTAATGCGAATATGATCAAAGTAATAGTAGTCGGAAACGGCATGGTAGGTTATAAATTTTGCGAAAAATTCATCACCAAAGCAGGGAGCGAAAATTATCAAATTACGGTTTTTGGAGAAGAGCCAAGACGAGCTTATGACAGGGTTCACTTGAGTGAATACTTCGCGGGAAAGAGTGCAGATGATTTGTCAATGTCAACATCCAATTGGTACACTGACAATAATATTATACTTAATACATCTGAATTAATTACAGATATAAATAGAGAGCAAAAAACCATACATACTCACTTGGAACA from Flavobacterium eburneipallidum includes these protein-coding regions:
- a CDS encoding CAP domain-containing protein, whose amino-acid sequence is MKAKLLRVLLLVAIVCTMNSCSSDSAEETNASAEKAMSYTYNSTEVETMTLINEYRVGLGLNELKEINHISYKSEQHDHYMIENNVVNHDDFVSRSENIMEVLGAKRVSENIAFNYNSPKAAVEAWLKSPTHKKNIEGDFTHFGLSIRVNADGKKYYTNIFAKI